A genomic stretch from Lathyrus oleraceus cultivar Zhongwan6 chromosome 2, CAAS_Psat_ZW6_1.0, whole genome shotgun sequence includes:
- the LOC127123459 gene encoding uncharacterized protein LOC127123459, with amino-acid sequence MSQHQDTSASKNTKSTPKVSVCPMGVPDDEILDVAPLSVIPDANINLNQPISIDAFASACSNQGNPSSNSSGSTPVTNSKEGTRYTDRVIRDLVTRILNESHFVKGVSTPLAQMYPSPEAEQPSDKGDDSSSSEKDLAAEGLCSLGKTMSEQGKYVASNTANASHSEKHDDANVMIDLEDGCSDDQDESLIHHIKSSVAKRMKTRKGKFVVELMSVRKAKKTAGVGPFKPWSKVEIKKRNVRDDSEPEEDVEEDVPDISPAKKTTVRKSPVKVLVVHLDNISFHLKDGAAKWKFVIQRRVVVEKELGKDVADVKEVMDLIKAIGLLKTVVGFSQCYEGLVKEFIVNILEDISDKNIKEFCKVYVRGKCITFSPIVINNFLGRKNEGAGELEVTDNQVCREITTKQVKVWPFKKHLPAGKLTIKYAILHKIGVVNWVPTNHISTIANTLGRFIFPVGTKVKFDHVRFMFDQIIKHATTNAVKLPIAFPSMICGIILNQHPGILCSNNLPSRRKPALFVHYKLFEGSHVEDIVMTSAMKRPASKVGAIAKLKETCKELGEGIRVATARKQSLEALIESLEQTEGENAEHANVIHEEEVEAHTSSERSTNNDDASGNSASGAAEETADSSSTE; translated from the coding sequence atgtcacaacatcaagaTACATCTGCTTCTAAAAATACTAAATCTACTCCAAAAGTTAGTGTTTGTCCCATGGGCGTCCCTGATGATGAGATTCTGGATGTTGCTCCTCTCTCTGTTATTCCCGACGCGAACATTAATTTGAACCAACCCATCTCCATTGATGCCTTCGCTTCTGCATGTTCCAATCAAGGTAATCCCTCTAGTAATTCGTCTGGTTCAACTCCTGTCACTAATTCTAAGGAAGGAACACGCTATACTGATCGTGTTATAAGAGACCTAGTTACTAGAATTCTTAATGAAAGCCACTttgtaaagggagtttctactcccCTTGCTCAAATGTATCCCTCTCCTGAGGCTGAACAACCTAGTGATAAGGGTGATGATTCCTCCAGCTCTGAAAAGGACTTGGCTGCTGAAGGGTTATGCTCTCTAGGGAAAACCATGTCTGAACAAGGGAAATATGTGGCCTCTAACACTGCTAATGCTTCCCACTCTGAGAAGCATGATGATGCAAATGTTATGATTGATCTAGAGGATGGTTGCTCTGATGATCAAGATGAAAGCTTGATTCATCACATAAAGTCAAGTGTGGCTAAACGCATGAAGACTCGCAAAGGAAAATTTGTGGTTGAACTTATGTCAGTTAGAAAagctaagaagactgctggtgtTGGTCCCTTCAAACCATGGAGCAAGGTTGAAATAAAGAAGAGGAATGTCAGAGATGATTCTGAGCCTGAAgaggatgttgaggaagatgtccctgacatctcaCCTGCGAAGAAAACTACTGTTAGGAAGTCTCCTGTTAAAGTACTTGTTGTTCATTTGGATAACATCTCCTTCCATCTTAAGGATGGAGCTGCTAAATGGAAATTTGTGATTCAGAGAAGGGTAGTTGTGGAAAAGGAATTGGGAAAAGATGTTGCTGATgtcaaggaggtcatggacctgataaAAGCTATTGGGCTTTTGAAGACTGTTGTTGGGTTCTCTCAATGCTACGAAGGTTTAGTCAAGGAATTTATTGTTAATATTCTTGAGGATATTTCTGATAAGAACATCAAGGAGTTCTGCAAGGTGTATGTGAGGGGTAAGTGTATAACATTCTCTCCTATTGTTATTAATAATTTTCTAGGCAGAAAAAATGAGGGTGCAGGAGAATTAGAGGTTACAGACAATCAGGTATGTAGAGAGATTACAACTAAGCAGGTGAAAGTTTGGCCTTTCaaaaagcatcttcctgctgGAAAGTTGACTATCAAGTATGCTATCCTGCATAAAATAGGAGTTGTTAACTGGGTCCCTACCAACCATATCTCCACCATTGCTAATACTCTTGGGAGGTTTATTTTTCCTGTTGGGACAAAAGTGAAATTTGACCATGTTAGATTTATGTTTGATCAAATCATCAAGCATGCAACTACTAATGCAGTTAAGTTGCCAATTGCTTTTCCCTCTATGATATGTGGAATTATCTTGAACCAACATCCTGGTATTCTGTGCTCAAATAATTTACCTAGTAGGAGAAAACCAGCTCTGTTTGTGCACTACAAACTctttgaaggcagtcatgtcgaggatattgtcatgacatctgccatgAAGAGGCCAGCCTCAAAAGTTGGAGCAATTGCTAAGCTTAAGGAGACATGCAAAGAGCTAGGTGAAGGGATTAGGGTAGCCACAGCTAGAAAACAATCTTTGGAAGCCTTGATTGAAAGCTTGGAGCAGACTGAGGGTGAAAATGCTGAACATGCTAATGTCATCCATGAAGAAGAAGttgaagcccacacctctagtgagaggtctaCTAACAATGATGATGCAAGTGGCAATTCTGCTTCTGGTGCTGCTGAAGAGACTGCAGACTCAAGCTCTACTGAGTAG